A single Lolium perenne isolate Kyuss_39 chromosome 6, Kyuss_2.0, whole genome shotgun sequence DNA region contains:
- the LOC127308938 gene encoding 26S proteasome non-ATPase regulatory subunit 2 homolog A: MSPPENANGGTSAAAPSDPAPPAKPSAKGKKKDDKKDDDLSEEDQALKEQLELYVVRAQDTDPGVQKLALESMRQEIRSATSSMTSVPKPLKFLRPHYGTLKSYFDIMPESELKKYMADILSVLALTMSVEGERESLRYRLLGSEGDIGSWGHEYVRNLAGEIAQEFQKRQGEDMPIDALMELVQQIVSFHMKHNAEPEAVDLLMEVEDLDLLVEHVDSTNYKRACLYLTSMSRFHPAPDDMLALDIAYTIYMKFEDLANALRIALLLDSKSIQYVKQVYTATDDLTLKKQFSYIIARHGLALEIDDEIAADENDKEMLQEIVNNTKLSEGYLTLARDIEVMEAKSPEDIYKVHLIDGRGASSSLDSARQNLAATFVNAFVNAGFGQDKLMTAPSDSSSSGSSGNWLFKNKEHGKASAAASLGMILLWDTDSGLAQLDKYLHSNDTHVVAGALLGIGVVTCGVKNDCDPAMAILMEYVNKDDSNIRIGAILGLGIAYAGSQKDELRVQLSAILGDPQATLEVLVFTAVALGLVFVGSCNEEIAQSIIFFLMERSEAELAEPIIRLLPVALGLLYLGKQESVEATAEVAKTFDEKIRKYCDVTLMSLAYAGTGNVLKVQKLLGICSQHLDKGETHQGPAVLGIALIAMSEELGAEMAIRSLERLLQYGEQNIRRAVPLALGVLCISNPKVNVMDTLSRLSHDADADVSMAAIISLGLIGAGTNNARIAGMLRNLSSYYYKEAAHLFCVRIAQGLVHLGKGLLTLSPYHSDRFLLSPMALGGIVTVLHACLDMKSTILGKYHYILYIIVLAMQPRMLLTVDEDLKPLPVPVRVGQAVDVVGQAGRPKTITGFQTHTTPVLLAAGERAELATDKYIPLTSTLEGFVILKKNPEYHEE, encoded by the exons ATGTCGCCGCCCGAGAACGCCAACGGCGGGACCTCCGCCGCCGCGCCCTCCGACCCCGCCCCGCCCGCCAAGCCTTCCGCCAAggggaagaagaaggacgacaagAAGGACGACGATCTG TCGGAGGAGGACCAGgccctcaaggagcagctcgagcTCTACGTGGTGCGCGCGCAGGACACGGATCCCGGCGTCCAGAAGCTCGCCCTCGAGAGCATGAG GCAGGAGATCCGTTCAGCGACAAGCTCCATGACGTCCGTTCCCAAGCCACTCAAATTCCTCCGCCCACACTACGGAACCCTCAAGTCCTACTTCGATATCATGCCAGAGTCTGAACTTAAG AAGTACATGGCTGACATACTGTCAGTGTTGGCCTTGACAATGTCTGTTGAAGGAGAAAGG GAGAGCCTGAGGTACCGTTTGTTGGGCTCTGAAGGTGACATTGGTTCCTGGGGTCATGAATATGTCAG GAACCTTGCTGGGGAAATTGCTCAGGAATTCCAGAAGCGCCAG GGTGAGGACATGCCTATTGATGCCCTAATGGAACTAGTGCAGCAAATTGTCTCTTTCCACATGAAG CACAATGCTGAGCCTGAAGCTGTAGATCTTCTGATGGAG GTTGAAGACCTTGATTTGCTAGTTGAGCATGTTGACTCTACAAACTATAAAAGGGCTTGCTTGTATCTTACTAGTATGTCTAG ATTCCACCCTGCCCCTGATGATATGTTGGCACTTGATATAGCATATACCATCTACATGAAGTTTGAAGACCTTGCAAATGCTTTGCGCATAGCCCTGCTTCTTGACAGCAAG TCCATACAGTATGTGAAGCAGGTCTACACAGCAACTGATGATCTTACACTCAAGAAGCAATTCTCATACATCATTGCACGCCAT GGTTTAGCCTTGGAGATTGATGATGAGATAGCTGCGGATGAAAATGACAAGGAAATGTTGCAAGAAATAGTTAATAACACTAAGCTGAGTGAGGGTTACCTCACTCTTGCTCGTGATATTGAAGTTATGGAGGCAAAATCTCCGGAGGATATATATAAG GTCCATTTGATTGATGGCCGTGGTGCCAGCTCCAGTCTTGATTCTGCAAGACAGAATTTGGCTGCAACATTTGTTAATGCATTTGTTAATGCTGGATTTGGCCAG GACAAGCTGATGACTGCTCCATCTGATTCTTCCAGTAGCGGGTCGTCTGGAAACTGGTTATTTAAAAATAAGGAACATGGAAAAGCCAGTGCAGCGGCTAGCCTG GGAATGATTCTCCTGTGGGATACTGATTCTGGGCTTGCTCAGCTCGACAAGTACTTGCATAGTAATGATACTCATGTTGTTGCTGGAGCTTTGCTTGGTATTGGCGTTGTCACCTGCGGTGTGAAGAATGATTGCGACCCT GCAATGGCTATTCTCATGGAGTATGTTAACAAGGATGACTCCAACATACGGATTGGGGCAATCTTAGGTCTTGGCATTGCATATGCTGGTTCTCAGAAAGATGAG CTAAGAGTGCAACTATCGGCTATATTGGGAGACCCCCAAGCAACACTTGAGGTCTTGGTCTTCACAGCTGTTGCCTTGGGGTTGGTGTTTGTTGGTTCTTGCAATGAGGAGATTGCACAATCTATCATATTTTTCTTGATGGAGCGTAGTGAGGCCGAGCTGGCAGAACCGATTATACGCCTGCTTCCAGTTGCACTTGGCCTTCTATATCTTGGGAAACAG GAAAGTGTCGAGGCTACCGCAGAGGTTGCTAAAACATTTGATGAGAAGATCAGGAAATACTGTGATGTAACACTTATGTCGCTTGCGTATGCTGGAACAGGGAATGTGCTTAAG GTTCAAAAACTTCTTGGTATTTGCTCACAACACCTCGATAAAGGTGAAACACACCAAGGGCCAGCTGTCCTTGGAATTGCTCTCATTGCCATGTCTGAAGAACTAGGAGCTGAAATGGCTATACGGTCACTTGAGCGTCTTCTACAGTATGGCGAGCAGAATATTAGACGAGCAGTTCCTCTTGCTCTTGGTGTACTCTGTATTTCGAATCCCAAG GTAAATGTAATGGATACACTGAGCAGATTGAGTCATGATGCAGATGCTGATGTTTCGATG GCTGCGATCATCTCACTCGGTTTGATTGGTGCTGGTACAAACAATGCCAGAATAGCTGGTATGCTTCGTAATCTTTCAAGTTACTATTACAAAGAGGCTGCTCATCTGTTCTGT GTAAGGATTGCTCAAGGGCTTGTTCACCTTGGCAAGGGTTTGCTGACACTTTCTCCATACCATTCTGATCGGTTCCTTCTTTCACC GATGGCACTTGGTGGGATTGTCACTGTTCTGCATGCGTGCCTTGATATGAAGTCCACAATTCTAGGGAAATATCACTACATTCTTTACATTATCGTTTTGGCGATGCAG CCCAGGATGCTTTTAACAGTGGACGAAGATCTGAAGCCTCTTCCTGTTCCGGTGCGGGTTGGGCAAGCAGTTGATGTGGTCGGCCAGGCAGGAAGACCCAAGACAATAACTGGCTTCCAGACACATACCACCCCTGTCTTGCTTGCAGCAGGGGAGCGAGCGGAATTGGCGACTGACAA GTACATCCCCCTGACATCAACATTGGAGGGTTTTGTAATTCTGAAGAAGAACCCAGAATATCACGAGGAGTGA
- the LOC127310813 gene encoding uncharacterized protein, producing the protein MTRERGGMVVHGEHGHGLVFGHGDQVEGLQGLGLWAIELGIHNITYEPHRAVKSQALADFFVDWEEAQQPTSPTDLKHWIMYFDCSKNLEGAGAGIVLISPKGNIMRYVLQLQFEPCTNKMAEYGALLHGMRIAKEMGATRLRCFGDSNLVASQTSGTCDTTDANMIAYKRAVDQASASFAGHVVQWVNRRKNGEADALSRLGSKRQPSLPGIFLDILTHPSVRVPHKVYIAEPPAPDSVLVAVVSDVGDWTEPYINYLERQVLPMDETEAHMIVRRCKSFTIINQELYKRNISGVFQRCVTVEEGCKIPRDIHAGDCGHHAGAWSIVAKAFRQDLYWPTAHGDAVELVRACVGCQKYASQSHMLGSALKTIPLTWPFAVWGMDMVGEFKTAPGGYTHLLVAIDKFTKWVEAKSIKKCDGKTATKFLRELIYH; encoded by the exons ATGACCAGAGAGAGGGGTGGCATGGTGGTGCATGGTGAGCACGGGCATGGGCTGGTttttggtcatggtgaccaagtGGAAGGGTTGCAGGGGCTTGGACTG TGGGCAATCGAGCTCGGcatccacaacatcacctacgagcCACACCGTGCGGTCAAATCCCAGGCGCTGGCTGACTTCTTCGTCGATTGGGAGGAAGCACAACAACCAACCTCCCCGACGGACCTCAAGCACTGGATCATGTACTTCGACTGCTCCAAGAACCTTGAAGGGGCGGGAGCTGGGATCGTCCTCATCTCGCCGAAAGGTAACATTATGAGGTACGTCCTGCAGCTGCAATTCGAACCCTGCACCAACAAGATGGCCGAATACGGGGCACTCCTCCATGGCATGCGAATCGCCAAGGAGATGGGCGCAACAAGACTgcgctgcttcggcgactccaatCTCGTCGCTAGTCAGACCTCAGGCACCTGCGACAccaccgacgccaacatgatcgcctacAAGCGGGCGGTCGACCAGGCCAGCGCTAGCTTCGCCGGGCACGTCGTCCAATGGGTCAACAGACGCAAGAACGGGGAGGCCGACGCACTCTCCAGGCTCGGCTCCAAGCGACAACCATCTCTGCCGGGCATCTTCCTCGACATCCTCACACACCCGTCGGTGCGAGTACCCCACAAGGTCTACATCGCCGAGCCGCCCGCACCCGACTCCGTGCTAGTCGCAGTCGTCTCAGACGTTGGGGACTGGACGGAGCCGTACATCAACTACCTCGAGCGGCAAGTCCTGCCCATGGACGAGACGGAGGCACACATGATCGTGCGCCgatgcaagtccttcaccatcatcaaccaAGAGCTGTACAAACGCAACATCTCCGGAGTATTTCAGCGGTGCGTCACCGTTGAAGAGGGATGCAAAATCCCGCGTGACatacacgcaggggactgcggccaccacgcggGCGCTTGGtcgatagtggccaaagccttcaggCAGGACTTGtactggccaacagcccacgGAGACGCAGTCGAACTCGTTCGCGCGTGTGTCGGGTGCCAGAAGTACGCGAGCCAATCGCACATGCTAGGCTCGGCACTCAAGACCATCCCCCTCACTTGGCCATTCGCcgtgtggggcatggatatggtgGGCGAGTTCAAAACAGCCCCAGGAGGATACACTCACCTCCTTGTCGCTATCGACAAATTCACGAAATGGGTCGAAGCAAAATCCATCAAGAAGTGTGACGGCAAAACCGCCACAAAGTTCCTGCGGGAGTTGATCTATCACTAA